CCTCTTCGATCGCCTCATCATCGGCAAAGGTGAAGCAGAGACGCGCGAAGCGGTCTCCGGTCATCACCTCGCCAACCTGTTCGTCGACATCCGGATAGAATGCTCCGCCGGTTACGAACGCGACCTTTTCTTCAACCGCTCGATCGAAGAGCGCCTGGCTCGATCCTTTGGCGAGCTCCAGCCAGAAGAAAAAACCGCCCTGCGGTTCGTGCCACGACGCGAGACCGCCTGGAATATGCTTCTCGAGAGCCTCCTGCATGGCCCTGCTCTTGCGGGCATAGGTGGCAATGATGTGCTGCAAATGATCTTCGAGCAGGCCCCGGGCGCAGTATTCCGCGACCAGCGCCTGGGTGACGGTGGAGGTGCAGAGGTCTTCGCCTTGGCGCATCATGACCATCGATCGAATGAGCTCCGGGGCCGCGACCGACCACGCTACCCGAACACCGGGCGCAAGCACCTTTGAAAAAGAAGAGGTATAGATAATGTGTTTCCCATCGCCGGCGATGGACTTCAGCGTCGGCAGCCCCTCTCCAGAAAAACGGAGTCGACCGTAGGGATCGTCCTCGAATACCGGGATCATCTGCTCGTCGGCGAGCTCGACCAGCTGATGCCTTCGCTCGAGGCCCATGCAGGCCCCCGATGGGTTCGAGAAGTCAGGCACCGTGTAGATCAGCTTGGGGCGGTTACCGGTGTTGGCCACCACCTGTTCGACCACCTCGGGCAACGCCTCGACGACCATTCCATGGCCGTCGGTCGGAATGGTGGCGAATCGAGCACCCGCGTTGCGCAGGCAGTGGAGGGTGCCGGGATAGGTCGGCGCTTCGACCAGAACAACGTCACCCGGATCGAGAAGTGCGCGGGCCATGAGGTCGACCGCCTGCTGTGAACCCGACGTGACGAGCAGTTCGTCGGCTTCGGGGCGATAGCCGAAGCGCGTTTCCATCATCTCGGCAATCGCGTTGCGAAGCGGTGGGTAACCCTCGGACGCCCCGTATTGCAGCACCGTCCGTCCGTCTCGCCGGAGCACATCCGCGCAGGAGGCAAACCCGTCGACGGGAAACGTGTCCGGGTCGGGCAGGCCACCGGCAAAGGAGATCATTCCTGGCTGCTG
The nucleotide sequence above comes from Acidobacteriota bacterium. Encoded proteins:
- a CDS encoding PLP-dependent aminotransferase family protein — protein: MTTDTDSLFRFSALAGKMQPSPIRELFQVIQQPGMISFAGGLPDPDTFPVDGFASCADVLRRDGRTVLQYGASEGYPPLRNAIAEMMETRFGYRPEADELLVTSGSQQAVDLMARALLDPGDVVLVEAPTYPGTLHCLRNAGARFATIPTDGHGMVVEALPEVVEQVVANTGNRPKLIYTVPDFSNPSGACMGLERRHQLVELADEQMIPVFEDDPYGRLRFSGEGLPTLKSIAGDGKHIIYTSSFSKVLAPGVRVAWSVAAPELIRSMVMMRQGEDLCTSTVTQALVAEYCARGLLEDHLQHIIATYARKSRAMQEALEKHIPGGLASWHEPQGGFFFWLELAKGSSQALFDRAVEEKVAFVTGGAFYPDVDEQVGEVMTGDRFARLCFTFADDEAIEEGCRRLGRALS